Genomic DNA from Nitratidesulfovibrio vulgaris str. Hildenborough:
ACTGGGTGCCTCGCAAAGACTGGAGGCAAGCCATACGTGAGGTTGCACGCGAGGCACTTTCCGGGACGCTGGTGCAATTCAAAGGCGAAGGTCAACCTGTTCTTCTCTTGGGTGACGAACACTAGGCGAATGTCGTAGGCGCCATCTTCGGCATCACCATACAGGGCTTCAAAAAAGGCATCGGCCCTTTCAGCCGGGAACAGGTCCGCGAGGACGGTGCTACTGAACAATCGGGCGCAATCTGTCGTCTTCATGCTCTACTCCCTTAAGATAACAGGACACAGCTGCCCCTAGCATAGCGGTCATGCCCGTGCAAGAGGAGGTGTACCATGTTCCTGAATTTTCGTCAGGCTATCCGGTGATGCATATCCGGAGAAGAAAAACGTAAAAACTGCCTCTGCGCATCCCCCAGAAGATGTCACGTCTAGCGACTCGTGCCCTTCTTGAGCCTGTCGAGGATATCGGCGGGCGTGACGAGTGGCCGGGTAGGCAGGGTCGCCGTGGAAAGAAGCCCGACGCAGTCTTTCGGGGCACGCGGCACAAAATCCGGTATCATTCCCGCCAGCATCGCAAGATATCCGGTTATGTTCGCCGCAGGCACCCCCGCATTCCGCAACGCGCGAATCTCGAGTGATTGATGCCTTTTCGCAAGCCTCTCGCCTGTGGCGTCCAGCAGAAGGGGGACATGAAGGTAGGCTGGCGGCTGCGCACCCAACAGGGAATACAGGGCAAGCTGGCGCGGAGTGCACGAAAGAAGGTCGGCACCGCGCACCACCTGTGTCACGCCCATGGCGATGTCATCGACAACGACGGCAAGCTGGTAGGCAAAAACGCCATCGGAACGGCGAAGCGCAAAATCGCCACCACAAGACTCCCCGCCCGCCTGTTGTGGGCCGAACAATCCGTCGTCGAAGGCAAAGACACCATCCGGCCACCGCAGACGCATGGCTGGCCTACGTCCTTCCTTCTCCTTGCGGCTGCACTCTTCGATGGTAAGGTTGCGACATGTACCCGGATACGGGGCCCCGAGGTCGCCGGGATGGGGAGCCCCGGCCAGCGTTCGCAACTCCTTGCGTGTGCAGTAGCAGGGGTACACTGCCCCAAGGGTGGCAAGAACATCAAGGACTCTCGCGTAGTCCTGTACACGGCGACTCTGCACGTAAGGACCGCATGGTCCCCCGATATCAGGCCCTTCGTCCCAATCAAGCCCGAGCCATCTCAAATCGGCCATGATGCCTTCTGCGTATTCGGGCCGTGCCCTGTCCGGGTCGATATCCTCCATGCGCAGGAGGACCTTCCCGCCCGCCTGACGGGCGGCCAGCCATGCGAGCATGAATGCCCAGGCATTGCCGAGATGGATGTTCCCCGTGGGACTCGGGGCAAGGCGCCCCCTGATCACGCCGTCACGAGACAAAACTGAAAGTGACATGGCAAAGGGCAAACACCAACCACGGAAAATGTCAATCGAAGGCACAGACTTGACACTGACAGAGGCTTGGAATAGAAGAATCACCCTCGCGCCTGTAGCTCAGTTGGATAGAGCGAGCGCCTCCTAAGCGCTAGGCCACAAGTTCGATTCTTGTCAGGCGCACCATAGAAAACAACGGGTTACGCGAAATGCGCAGCCCGTTATTTTTTGTTGTGCTACCATTTTGCTACCACAACAGTTTTTCGCCTTCTCCTCCCCTTGGTCTATTCGGCGCAGTCCACACACAGCCCCACACCCGGCAAAGCCTTTAGCCTCGCCTCGGGCAGGGGTTCCCCACACTCGGCGCAGCAGGGTACGCCGTCGATGATATCAGGTGATGGCCCAGACCATGTTGCCCGTCCCGCCGCAGCGCTGATGGCGGCCTCACGGTCTTTGGCTTCGTAGTCCGAGGCTTGGTCGAAGATGTCTGCCATACCGCTGCCCTCCCCCTACACCGGATAGCTCACGACCACGGCATCCAGCACCTCGACGGTAGTCGCGGCTTCAACCATCGCTTCAAGCTCTGCCCTGCGCGTGGCCAGCTTCTGCCGGGCATATTCAAGCCCGGTGAGGTCGGTCGCAGCGAGCAACGCGGCCTCCACGGCCACCGTGGTGGGGGTGGGGTCGGAGATGGCGACCACTCCAGCAAGGGCCGCATCGTGCCCTGCCCGGATGGCAGCCAGCTTCGCAGCCTTGGCCTGTTCCAGCGTCAGGGGCGGGGGCGGTGCATCGGCAGCGGCACGGGCCGACTCCCACGCGGCGAGGGCTGGCACCACCAGTGCGTCGTACTCGGCTTGGGTCATCGGAGTGTTCGGCGTG
This window encodes:
- the gluQRS gene encoding tRNA glutamyl-Q(34) synthetase GluQRS, with translation MSLSVLSRDGVIRGRLAPSPTGNIHLGNAWAFMLAWLAARQAGGKVLLRMEDIDPDRARPEYAEGIMADLRWLGLDWDEGPDIGGPCGPYVQSRRVQDYARVLDVLATLGAVYPCYCTRKELRTLAGAPHPGDLGAPYPGTCRNLTIEECSRKEKEGRRPAMRLRWPDGVFAFDDGLFGPQQAGGESCGGDFALRRSDGVFAYQLAVVVDDIAMGVTQVVRGADLLSCTPRQLALYSLLGAQPPAYLHVPLLLDATGERLAKRHQSLEIRALRNAGVPAANITGYLAMLAGMIPDFVPRAPKDCVGLLSTATLPTRPLVTPADILDRLKKGTSR
- a CDS encoding TraR/DksA C4-type zinc finger protein, producing MADIFDQASDYEAKDREAAISAAAGRATWSGPSPDIIDGVPCCAECGEPLPEARLKALPGVGLCVDCAE
- a CDS encoding tail assembly protein → MPRVTIVPADSLVIVDGRGLNVSLTLPGHVHAIQWDGLTGWVEHSDGTPNTPMTQAEYDALVVPALAAWESARAAADAPPPPLTLEQAKAAKLAAIRAGHDAALAGVVAISDPTPTTVAVEAALLAATDLTGLEYARQKLATRRAELEAMVEAATTVEVLDAVVVSYPV